ATAAAGCGTTGTAACCATTCAGCACCTGATTCGGTATTGTTATGCTCTACCGATCCGCCTAAATGAGTAATTTCAAAGGGGCTCATCGTGGCATCACCCACAAAAATCAGTCGCCAATCTTCATTGTATTTACTTAATACCTCTGTTGTTGCAATGCGTTCATCAAAACGACGACGATTACTAGGCCAAAGCCACTCATAAGGACAGTTATGAAAGTAAAAGACCTCTAAATGTTTAAATTCACTGCGCGCTGCAGAGAATAGCTCTTCGACCTGACGTATATGACTATCCATACTGCCACCTACGTCTAATAACATAAGGACTTTTATAGTATTACGTCTTTCAGGTCGCATTTTTATATCAAGCAAACCAGCATGTTGCGCTGTGCTGTGGATGGTTTCAGGCAGATCTAACTCTGTGGCAGCTCCTTCACGGGCAAAGCGGCGTAAGCGACGTAGCGCCATTTTAAAGTTGCGAGTGCCTAGCTCTACCTGATCATCATAATCTTTAAATTCTCGCTTTTCCCAGACTTTAACGCCTGTGTAATTGCCTTTAGAAGGGCCACCGACGCGGATACCCTGTGGATGGTAGCCACCATGACCAAAGGGAGAGCTCCCGCCAGTGCCTACCCATTTGCTGCCACCTGCGTGGCGTTCATTTTGTTCCGCTAGGGTTTTTTTAAAGAGCTCAATTAAATCCGCTAAATCATGTTTTTTTAGGGCTGCTTTTTGCTCATCGCTTAATTGACGCTCTAAGGTTTTGACCAACCAATCAGCGGGAATCGTATTGCCGTCTGCTATTTCCTTAGAGAGTAACCCGTAGAATTGCGTAAAGGCGCGATCGTATTTGTCAAAAAGACTTTCGTCTTTAATTAAGACAAGGCGAGCTAAGTAGTAAAACTCATCTATTGAGATAGGGGCCGCCGTGCTACAAAGGCTTTCAATCAGAGTGATGAACTCTTGGATGGAAACCCGTAATTGCTGTTGACGCAAAAAGTAAAAAAAACGGATTAGCATCATGACTTTAGCGTCCGTAGCGGGCAATGCGGTCTAATAAAGCTAAATCTTGTTCGTTTTTAATTAAAGCACCAATTAAGGGGGTTGTGGCTTGCTCTGCACCACGGATACTGTCGGCAGTGGCTTCTTGGCTTAGTAAAAGCTGTAACCAGTCTAGAAGCTCTGAGGTGGAGGGCTTTTTCTTTAAACCTGGCGCATTACGCAGGGCGTAAAAGCTGCTAAGAGCGGCTTGTAATAAGTCATCGGCTAAGTCGGGAAAGTGAACATTCACGATGTCGCTGAGTGTGTCGGCATCAGGAAAGCGGATGTAATGAAAAAAGCAGCGGCGTAAAAAGGCGTCGGGCAGCTCTTTTTC
This Paenalcaligenes faecalis DNA region includes the following protein-coding sequences:
- a CDS encoding vWA domain-containing protein, with the protein product MLIRFFYFLRQQQLRVSIQEFITLIESLCSTAAPISIDEFYYLARLVLIKDESLFDKYDRAFTQFYGLLSKEIADGNTIPADWLVKTLERQLSDEQKAALKKHDLADLIELFKKTLAEQNERHAGGSKWVGTGGSSPFGHGGYHPQGIRVGGPSKGNYTGVKVWEKREFKDYDDQVELGTRNFKMALRRLRRFAREGAATELDLPETIHSTAQHAGLLDIKMRPERRNTIKVLMLLDVGGSMDSHIRQVEELFSAARSEFKHLEVFYFHNCPYEWLWPSNRRRFDERIATTEVLSKYNEDWRLIFVGDATMSPFEITHLGGSVEHNNTESGAEWLQRFMEKWPKAVWLNPSKPERWMYHQSVYLVRELVKDHMYPVSVHGLESAMLHLTK